A section of the Methanosarcina mazei S-6 genome encodes:
- a CDS encoding DUF2971 domain-containing protein codes for MSEVKYCDKLFHKYRPINKYTESLLKNNELFFNHPENFNDPFDCKLDCIHKGTHERWVDFFCKHNMHPAQARNLLAENLRKGKMRRQSDGILFDKRAKFQVEGNIDEGDLLRACCFSDRKDNLLMWSHYSENHEGICLNFKSYSLGDYYLLPLASGDGLPFHKIDYKNVKPKAVNLMNLENEETKRIIIDFYLTKFTDWQYEHEYRLLATIYDMKEKSLVNFSKDALEGIIFGLKVKPDKAQCIKDIIDEYYEGMDVKLYRTEKVDGRYAIDFKEIRNFDKYINLLGNE; via the coding sequence ATGTCTGAAGTAAAATATTGTGATAAGCTATTCCACAAGTATAGACCTATTAATAAATATACTGAAAGTCTGTTAAAAAATAACGAACTATTTTTTAATCATCCAGAAAATTTCAACGATCCATTTGACTGCAAACTAGATTGTATTCACAAAGGTACACATGAAAGGTGGGTGGATTTCTTCTGTAAACATAACATGCATCCGGCTCAAGCTAGAAACCTTCTCGCAGAAAACCTAAGAAAAGGAAAAATGAGGCGACAAAGTGATGGGATTCTATTTGACAAAAGAGCCAAATTTCAAGTTGAAGGGAATATTGACGAAGGTGATCTTCTCAGAGCTTGCTGCTTTAGTGATAGAAAAGACAACCTTTTGATGTGGAGTCATTACTCGGAAAACCATGAAGGAATCTGCCTTAATTTTAAGTCGTATTCACTTGGAGATTATTATCTATTGCCGTTAGCTTCAGGTGATGGACTTCCTTTCCATAAAATAGATTACAAAAATGTAAAGCCAAAAGCAGTTAATTTGATGAACCTAGAAAATGAAGAAACTAAACGTATTATTATAGACTTTTACTTAACTAAATTTACTGACTGGCAGTATGAACATGAGTATAGATTATTAGCAACTATATATGATATGAAAGAAAAATCCTTAGTTAACTTCAGTAAGGATGCTTTAGAGGGTATAATTTTTGGTTTGAAAGTAAAACCAGATAAAGCGCAGTGCATAAAAGATATTATAGATGAATATTATGAAGGAATGGACGTAAAACTATACAGAACCGAAAAGGTTGATGGAAGATATGCTATAGATTTTAAAGAGATTAGAAACTTTGATAAGTATATCAATTTGCTTGGTAATGAATAA
- a CDS encoding HEAT repeat domain-containing protein, protein MDVRLASVIALGSVFSHIPDKQQAWDDLHRLASDKEWRIRFNAASSIGSVFYHVPDKEQAWNDLHWLTSDKDEYVRSEAANVLGTIFSSVHDKQKTWEDLSRLTHDRDSSVIAYANHSLGRISIFNASQAETEEDYKKELERAIEFYEKAANESIWKNPSRFCFPFYRSFHTIIFKKQEIKEEVDKYLAEAKKAACNSKSKEMLLEAVENLASALKEVQNLENLDLEAKKGELNFYRKYCDRAAELMKDTEKSSPYATAAVTKGFPILDRNLKDLIEEIQKKTEIINEQTKGTQFEKLGNELNQCTQFLSQIRDPVGLEKQVNSLQNILGEICFKFPDGQKGEACKLLNKMYAEPLVEDKIPLMVNILSKFSYQLDMITHLNRIEEKLEQKLSCISFDIFKIKLNSCNIITSLDAMKNELAKLNEIENLNTLSIERLDSIQTDKLNDLNSDILERLDEMKILVYEFSKNNEELYQEFSKRLDELKQSKLDTLLQRYSAVISLFGFVMSLIPIVPNVD, encoded by the coding sequence TTGGATGTTAGGCTTGCGTCCGTTATTGCTCTCGGTTCTGTTTTTTCTCATATACCAGATAAACAACAAGCTTGGGACGACTTGCATAGACTTGCATCAGATAAAGAATGGAGGATTAGGTTTAATGCCGCCAGTTCCATTGGTTCTGTTTTTTATCATGTACCTGATAAAGAACAAGCTTGGAATGACCTTCATTGGCTTACCTCGGATAAAGACGAATATGTAAGGAGTGAAGCCGCCAATGTCCTTGGTACTATTTTTTCCAGTGTACATGACAAACAAAAGACGTGGGAGGACTTAAGTAGACTTACACATGATCGAGACAGTTCTGTGATAGCCTATGCAAATCATTCTCTTGGAAGAATTTCAATATTCAATGCTTCCCAAGCAGAAACAGAAGAAGATTATAAGAAGGAATTGGAAAGGGCAATTGAGTTTTATGAAAAAGCGGCAAATGAATCTATATGGAAGAATCCATCTAGATTTTGTTTTCCTTTTTATCGTTCATTCCATACAATAATCTTTAAAAAACAAGAAATAAAGGAAGAGGTAGATAAATACCTCGCAGAAGCAAAAAAAGCCGCTTGCAACTCAAAAAGCAAGGAGATGCTTTTAGAAGCTGTTGAAAATCTTGCAAGTGCATTAAAAGAAGTTCAGAATCTAGAAAACCTAGATTTAGAAGCAAAGAAAGGTGAGCTTAATTTTTACAGAAAATACTGTGATCGTGCGGCAGAGCTAATGAAGGATACTGAGAAAAGTTCACCTTACGCTACAGCAGCAGTGACGAAAGGGTTTCCTATCTTAGATAGAAATCTAAAGGATCTTATTGAAGAGATTCAAAAGAAAACAGAAATAATCAATGAACAAACAAAAGGAACTCAGTTTGAAAAATTGGGAAATGAATTAAATCAATGTACTCAATTTCTTTCACAGATTAGAGATCCAGTTGGGCTTGAAAAACAAGTAAATAGTTTGCAGAATATATTGGGGGAAATTTGTTTTAAGTTTCCTGATGGACAAAAAGGCGAAGCATGCAAATTGCTTAATAAGATGTATGCAGAACCATTAGTGGAAGACAAAATTCCTCTTATGGTTAATATCTTAAGTAAATTCTCTTATCAACTTGACATGATAACTCATTTAAATAGAATTGAAGAAAAATTGGAACAAAAGTTAAGTTGTATAAGTTTTGATATTTTCAAAATCAAACTTAATTCATGTAATATTATCACTAGCCTTGACGCCATGAAAAATGAATTAGCGAAATTGAATGAGATAGAGAACTTAAATACATTATCTATCGAAAGGTTGGATTCTATACAGACTGATAAGCTAAATGATTTGAATAGTGATATACTGGAACGCTTGGATGAAATGAAAATTTTAGTATATGAGTTTTCTAAGAACAATGAAGAATTATACCAGGAATTTTCTAAAAGGTTAGATGAACTAAAACAGTCAAAATTAGATACGTTACTGCAACGATACTCTGCGGTAATATCATTATTCGGTTTTGTAATGTCATTGATTCCAATAGTGCCCAATGTTGATTAA